A genomic region of Streptomyces diastaticus subsp. diastaticus contains the following coding sequences:
- a CDS encoding AMP-binding protein, which produces MESPTIASNDAVPDFTFTDLLRERAREDPDGAALTVDGGATLTYGEWHRRADAVAGGLLRLGEARLCQVALFFGGLDWADYAVAYHGAQRVGATTVHLNDTMPPEEVFRRLEECGINGIVHGDGLRPPAGFTGWTATVAELGAHEPPPPPRRPATDAVADILYTSGTTGPAKAITVTHGNMMYGRARPTIDTLGESEYLVAAMPLGTSSSQGTISLPLLSRSTLLTVLPDSPERTAELIQRFRVGSVMITPATALTLVQARVHERYDLSSVHTVTSASSAFPPAVAVRLLAMLPGARLATAYTSLEASPAVVLNLFDAAKPLSLGHPGHGTGVRIADERGDALPAGQVGEIWLHSEAPTRRYLDTALDKRFHTGGWTRMTDLGWLDEDGELYFFDRAADAVRPDGGLVSSIEVEAVLYEHPAVREVAVIGTPGHHGGEVVTAVLVLTAPEELDAVRAFVEARLPAAKAPVQYLTTESLPRSFLGKVLKRELRDRYANPGVPAQQRRVPESALTRRTTMPLDSDLLDVLACPDHPDAGLRHEGRDQTLTCLECGHGFPVLQGVPVMLPQRARK; this is translated from the coding sequence ATGGAATCCCCGACCATCGCCTCCAACGACGCCGTTCCCGATTTCACCTTCACCGACCTGCTCCGCGAACGGGCCCGGGAGGACCCTGACGGCGCCGCCCTCACGGTCGACGGAGGCGCCACACTGACCTACGGCGAGTGGCACCGCAGGGCGGACGCGGTCGCCGGCGGCCTGCTGCGCCTGGGCGAGGCCCGTCTGTGCCAGGTCGCCCTGTTCTTCGGCGGCCTCGACTGGGCGGACTACGCCGTCGCGTACCACGGCGCGCAACGCGTCGGCGCGACCACGGTGCACCTCAACGACACCATGCCCCCCGAGGAGGTCTTCCGAAGACTGGAAGAGTGCGGGATCAACGGGATCGTGCACGGCGACGGACTACGACCGCCCGCCGGTTTCACCGGCTGGACGGCGACCGTCGCGGAGCTCGGCGCGCACGAACCGCCCCCGCCGCCACGGCGCCCTGCCACCGACGCCGTCGCGGACATCCTCTACACCTCGGGCACCACCGGGCCGGCGAAGGCCATCACGGTGACGCACGGGAACATGATGTACGGGCGCGCCCGGCCCACCATCGACACCCTCGGGGAATCCGAGTACCTGGTGGCGGCCATGCCCCTGGGCACCTCCTCCAGCCAGGGCACCATCTCGCTGCCGCTGTTGTCGCGCAGCACGCTGCTCACGGTGCTGCCCGACTCCCCCGAGCGGACGGCGGAGCTGATCCAGCGTTTCCGCGTCGGCTCGGTGATGATCACTCCGGCGACCGCGCTGACCCTCGTCCAGGCGCGGGTGCACGAGCGGTACGACCTGAGCAGCGTGCACACCGTGACCAGCGCGTCCTCCGCCTTCCCCCCGGCCGTCGCCGTCAGACTGCTGGCCATGCTGCCGGGTGCCCGGCTCGCCACGGCGTACACCTCGCTGGAGGCGTCGCCCGCGGTGGTGCTCAACCTCTTCGACGCGGCCAAGCCGCTCTCCCTCGGCCACCCCGGCCACGGAACCGGGGTCCGGATAGCCGACGAGCGGGGGGACGCCCTGCCCGCCGGCCAGGTCGGGGAGATATGGCTGCACAGCGAGGCGCCCACGCGCCGCTACCTCGACACCGCCCTGGACAAGCGGTTCCACACCGGCGGGTGGACGCGTATGACGGACCTGGGGTGGCTGGACGAGGACGGCGAGCTGTACTTCTTCGACCGGGCGGCGGACGCCGTCCGCCCGGACGGCGGCCTGGTCTCCAGCATCGAGGTGGAGGCGGTCCTCTACGAGCACCCGGCCGTGCGGGAGGTGGCCGTGATCGGCACACCCGGCCACCACGGGGGCGAGGTGGTGACCGCGGTGCTGGTCCTGACCGCGCCCGAGGAACTGGACGCGGTCCGCGCCTTCGTCGAGGCCCGGCTGCCCGCCGCCAAGGCTCCCGTCCAGTACCTCACGACTGAGTCCCTGCCCCGCAGCTTCCTCGGCAAGGTACTCAAACGCGAGCTGCGCGACCGCTACGCGAATCCCGGCGTCCCGGCACAGCAACGGCGCGTGCCCGAGTCCGCCCTCACAAGGAGAACGACCATGCCGCTCGACAGCGACCTCCTCGACGTCCTCGCCTGTCCCGACCACCCCGACGCGGGGCTGCGGCACGAGGGGCGGGACCAGACCCTGACCTGCCTGGAGTGCGGTCACGGGTTCCCCGTGTTGCAGGGGGTCCCCGTCATGCTGCCGCAGCGCGCCAGAAAGTGA
- a CDS encoding DUF6039 family protein, whose translation MHNNEQPPPIPLNSLAGKCSRNATCDLSLVRAGGSVSTEKSSGAETDGESDLVLTPAQRQTSVGAEKMLHSANSGMIVERTVQVRGEFHSESRRFARELAEYINTRYQEVAGVFVYEETFGTKDLIHWLIHLKSMDHYETMVRMGSRDEDYRALFGREWVPEEKGGGGWARMVLDGTLRETVLLPQFWGMYGTHVDGETERQSEVYRRQGTEVTLPPARHQTTQPDELLLHSGNAGILIHRTAEILYDFRSEARQFAREAAEAINDNLAGEATVLLYEEAFGPMDRIHWLIHMKSLSTYQRLLQLHVQNESVRDIFFRERAPEKGGVTWARMFTQGSYLDTALTPHHWGLYATGDQVDETVVTGGEGEAS comes from the coding sequence GTGCACAATAATGAGCAGCCTCCCCCTATTCCCTTGAATAGCCTCGCGGGGAAATGTTCGAGAAATGCGACCTGTGATCTTTCGCTTGTTCGGGCAGGGGGTTCTGTGAGCACGGAGAAGAGTTCTGGAGCGGAAACAGACGGAGAGTCGGACCTGGTCCTCACTCCGGCTCAGCGCCAGACGTCGGTGGGAGCGGAAAAGATGCTCCACTCGGCGAACAGCGGAATGATCGTGGAGCGGACCGTCCAGGTGCGCGGCGAGTTCCACTCCGAGTCGCGTCGCTTCGCTCGCGAGCTCGCCGAGTACATCAACACCAGGTACCAGGAAGTCGCCGGGGTCTTCGTGTACGAGGAGACCTTCGGCACGAAGGACCTCATCCACTGGCTGATCCACCTCAAGTCCATGGACCACTACGAGACCATGGTCCGGATGGGCAGCCGGGACGAGGACTACCGGGCCCTGTTCGGCCGGGAGTGGGTCCCGGAGGAGAAGGGCGGCGGTGGCTGGGCCCGGATGGTCCTCGACGGCACGCTCCGGGAGACGGTGCTGCTCCCTCAGTTCTGGGGGATGTACGGCACCCACGTGGACGGCGAGACGGAGCGGCAGAGCGAGGTCTACCGGCGGCAGGGCACCGAGGTGACGCTGCCCCCCGCCCGTCACCAGACCACGCAACCCGACGAACTGCTGCTGCACTCGGGCAACGCCGGCATCCTGATCCACCGCACGGCCGAGATCCTCTACGACTTCAGGTCCGAGGCGCGCCAGTTCGCGCGTGAGGCGGCGGAGGCCATCAACGACAATCTGGCGGGGGAGGCCACGGTCCTCCTCTACGAGGAAGCCTTCGGACCGATGGACCGCATCCACTGGCTGATCCACATGAAGTCGCTCAGCACCTACCAACGGCTGCTGCAACTGCACGTGCAGAACGAGAGCGTGCGGGACATCTTCTTCCGTGAGCGCGCCCCCGAGAAGGGCGGTGTCACCTGGGCCCGGATGTTCACCCAGGGCAGCTACCTGGACACCGCGCTCACCCCGCACCACTGGGGCCTGTACGCCACCGGCGACCAGGTGGACGAGACGGTGGTCACCGGTGGCGAGGGCGAGGCGTCGTGA
- a CDS encoding class I SAM-dependent methyltransferase has translation MAQVTAESLSFDTAADEYDAYHGGLERGQKAAEDLAPHLLPGTVLDIGLGTGLVDVALRELGHPVIGVELAPEMVSRAHKRLGGRVALGDAQSLPFASASLPNVVMVHVLHVLDDMDQALAEVSRVLAPGGRLVTVHGVPIAEPDELVEAEEPLAVLKPQVPDTPERLAEAAAKAGLRVLEEAAVNPYEIDLSPHQYADSIEGRVWSYLKNVGDEDWQRLVVPVAAALRALPDPDRERHQVWRVPLTVLVKD, from the coding sequence ATGGCCCAAGTCACCGCCGAGTCGCTGTCGTTCGACACCGCCGCCGACGAGTACGACGCCTACCACGGTGGTCTGGAACGCGGGCAGAAGGCAGCCGAGGACCTCGCCCCTCATCTCCTGCCCGGAACCGTCCTCGACATCGGCCTGGGCACGGGACTGGTCGATGTCGCCCTGCGCGAGCTGGGCCACCCCGTCATCGGCGTGGAACTGGCCCCCGAGATGGTCTCCCGGGCCCACAAGCGCCTGGGGGGACGGGTCGCCCTGGGCGACGCCCAGTCCCTGCCGTTCGCCTCGGCCTCCCTGCCCAACGTCGTGATGGTGCACGTCCTGCACGTCCTGGACGACATGGACCAGGCCCTCGCCGAGGTGTCACGCGTGCTCGCTCCAGGAGGGCGGCTGGTGACCGTGCACGGTGTGCCCATCGCCGAACCGGACGAGCTGGTCGAGGCCGAGGAGCCCCTCGCCGTCCTCAAGCCCCAGGTGCCCGACACTCCCGAACGACTCGCGGAGGCCGCCGCGAAGGCGGGGCTGCGGGTGCTGGAGGAGGCGGCCGTCAACCCGTACGAGATCGACCTGTCGCCCCATCAGTACGCGGACAGCATCGAGGGCCGCGTGTGGTCGTACCTCAAGAACGTCGGCGACGAGGACTGGCAGCGGCTCGTCGTCCCCGTCGCCGCGGCGCTGCGCGCCCTGCCCGACCCGGACCGGGAACGGCATCAGGTGTGGCGGGTCCCACTCACCGTCCTCGTCAAGGACTGA
- a CDS encoding enoyl-CoA hydratase-related protein, which produces MDLTLDGAGPTAHRTLSLAYDRGMLTVRLTRPERQNSITPVLLAELDAALDLAERLEDCRLVVLEAEGGTFCSGMDLYDAVGPGTADADQGGTAYYDLLERLTSVGRIVVARVDGQVVGGGVGLVAASDFVLATARSQFSLPEALWGLMPCSVLPFLVRRVGFQRAHTMALSTLPVGAAEAERCRLVDEVTEDAWPFLRRLLFRASRFDGTVVGDLKRYLRRLWIVDGATQDLAVGEFSRLMSSDAVRRRITEFASGQAAVRFSTDLP; this is translated from the coding sequence ATGGACCTGACCCTCGACGGCGCCGGGCCGACGGCCCACCGGACGCTGAGCCTCGCCTACGACCGGGGGATGCTCACCGTCAGGCTCACCCGGCCCGAGCGGCAGAACAGCATCACGCCCGTCCTCCTCGCCGAACTGGACGCCGCCCTCGACCTGGCCGAACGTCTCGAGGACTGCCGCCTGGTGGTGCTGGAGGCCGAGGGCGGCACCTTCTGCAGCGGCATGGACCTGTACGACGCGGTGGGCCCCGGCACCGCGGACGCGGACCAGGGGGGCACCGCCTACTACGACCTGCTCGAACGACTGACCTCGGTGGGGCGGATCGTGGTGGCACGGGTCGACGGCCAGGTGGTCGGCGGCGGCGTCGGGCTGGTGGCCGCGAGCGACTTCGTCCTCGCCACCGCACGGAGCCAGTTCAGCCTCCCGGAGGCGCTGTGGGGGCTCATGCCCTGCTCGGTCCTCCCCTTCCTCGTGCGCCGCGTCGGGTTCCAGCGTGCCCACACGATGGCGCTGAGCACCCTGCCGGTGGGGGCGGCCGAGGCCGAGCGCTGCCGGCTGGTGGACGAGGTCACCGAGGACGCGTGGCCCTTCCTGCGCCGGCTGCTGTTCCGGGCCTCGCGGTTCGACGGGACCGTCGTCGGTGATCTCAAGCGGTATCTGCGCCGTCTGTGGATCGTCGACGGCGCCACGCAGGACCTCGCGGTCGGTGAGTTCTCCCGCCTGATGTCCTCGGACGCGGTCCGCCGACGGATCACGGAGTTCGCGTCCGGACAGGCGGCGGTGAGGTTTTCGACGGATCTTCCATGA
- the fabD gene encoding ACP S-malonyltransferase: MHAWLFPGQGSHRPGMGADVLKRFPDHVAAADEILGLAVGELCLHDSGGLLRDTRHVQPALFVVEALTALAAREDGAPPPGVLAGHSLGEYAALFTAGCFDFETGVRLTRHRGELMARAAPGSMLAVLGLPLAEVAKALERHGAAAVDIANHNSATQVVLAGPREALDEVAARLKEEGLARSVPLRVSAPFHSRHMRDAAADFAEFLARFRLREPDTPVIANATARPYGSDVAGTLVRQIAEPVRWEPSMRHLLDLGATDVTEQGPGNVLTDLWHTARRQYEAAPPARAAERRPPRPAREPAGRRDQGLPRFCAEDLGSEEFRRDHGLRHAYLAGSMYQGVSSTDLVLRMGRAGLLGFFGSGGLPTEEIDAALGLLARESGPDRPYGVNLLHTPDDPAREEAVADLLLRHGVRRVEAAGFTRITPALVRVRFSGSHRDRQGRAVAGRHVVAKVSRPEMAEAFAAPAPGALLDRLVAGGGLTAEEAALARELPVSGDLCVEADSGGHTDGAGALTLFPTIARLRETAPAVHGRPWRIRVGAAGGLGTPEAVAAAFLMGADFVLTGSVNQCSPQAGTSDEVKDLLARIGVQDTAYAPAGDMFELGARVQVVRKGTLFAARANKLHQLYQRHGSLEELDEATRRSLEEQCFGRSLAEVWRETERHLAAKRPEELARAEANPRYRMALVFRWYFVHSTRVALRGVPEERVNYQIHCGPAMGAFNRLVAGTELADWRRRHVEVVAGLLMTGAAGVLTDRLHTLAGHPEP, from the coding sequence GTGCACGCCTGGCTCTTTCCCGGACAAGGATCGCACCGCCCCGGCATGGGCGCCGACGTCCTGAAACGATTCCCCGACCACGTGGCGGCGGCGGACGAGATCCTCGGCCTGGCGGTCGGGGAACTGTGCCTCCACGACTCCGGCGGGCTCCTGCGCGACACGAGGCACGTCCAGCCCGCGTTGTTCGTGGTGGAGGCCCTCACCGCCCTGGCCGCCCGGGAGGACGGCGCACCCCCGCCCGGCGTGCTGGCCGGACACAGCCTGGGGGAGTACGCCGCGCTGTTCACGGCCGGCTGCTTCGACTTCGAGACCGGTGTACGGCTCACCCGGCACCGAGGGGAACTGATGGCCCGCGCCGCCCCGGGCTCGATGCTCGCGGTGCTGGGGCTCCCGCTCGCGGAGGTGGCGAAGGCGCTGGAGCGCCACGGGGCCGCGGCCGTGGACATCGCCAACCACAACTCCGCGACGCAGGTCGTGCTCGCGGGCCCGCGGGAGGCGCTCGACGAGGTGGCGGCCCGGCTGAAGGAGGAGGGCCTCGCCAGGAGCGTGCCGCTGCGCGTCAGCGCCCCGTTCCACTCCCGCCACATGCGTGACGCCGCGGCGGACTTCGCGGAGTTCCTGGCCCGTTTCCGCCTCCGGGAGCCGGACACGCCGGTCATCGCCAACGCGACAGCCCGGCCGTACGGGTCCGATGTCGCGGGCACACTCGTCCGGCAGATCGCCGAGCCGGTCCGATGGGAGCCCTCCATGCGTCACCTGCTGGACCTCGGGGCGACCGACGTGACGGAGCAGGGACCCGGGAACGTCCTCACCGACCTGTGGCACACGGCCCGCCGCCAGTACGAGGCGGCGCCGCCCGCCCGCGCCGCGGAGCGCAGGCCGCCGCGGCCGGCCCGGGAACCGGCGGGGCGGCGGGACCAGGGGCTTCCGCGCTTCTGCGCCGAGGACCTGGGAAGCGAGGAGTTCCGCCGTGACCACGGCCTGCGCCACGCCTACCTCGCCGGTTCCATGTACCAGGGCGTCTCCTCGACCGACCTCGTGCTGCGCATGGGCAGAGCGGGCCTGCTCGGCTTCTTCGGCTCGGGCGGGCTGCCCACGGAGGAGATCGACGCGGCGCTCGGCCTGCTGGCCCGCGAGTCCGGCCCGGACCGGCCGTACGGAGTCAACCTGCTGCACACGCCGGACGATCCGGCCCGTGAGGAGGCGGTGGCCGACCTCCTCCTGCGGCACGGGGTGCGCCGCGTGGAGGCGGCCGGCTTCACCCGGATCACACCCGCGCTGGTGCGCGTGCGGTTCAGCGGCTCCCACCGGGACCGCCAGGGCCGGGCGGTGGCCGGGCGCCACGTGGTGGCGAAGGTCTCCCGCCCGGAGATGGCCGAGGCGTTCGCCGCTCCCGCTCCCGGCGCGCTCCTGGACCGGCTCGTGGCCGGTGGCGGCCTCACCGCCGAGGAGGCCGCCCTCGCGCGGGAACTGCCGGTCAGCGGCGACCTCTGTGTGGAGGCGGACTCCGGCGGGCACACCGACGGCGCGGGCGCACTCACCCTCTTCCCGACGATCGCCCGGCTGCGGGAGACCGCGCCGGCGGTCCACGGCCGCCCATGGCGTATCCGGGTGGGGGCCGCGGGCGGGCTGGGCACGCCCGAGGCGGTGGCGGCGGCGTTCCTGATGGGCGCCGACTTCGTGCTGACCGGCTCGGTGAACCAGTGCTCCCCTCAGGCCGGGACCTCGGACGAGGTGAAGGACCTGCTGGCCCGGATCGGTGTGCAGGACACCGCGTACGCGCCGGCGGGCGACATGTTCGAACTGGGCGCGCGGGTCCAGGTGGTGCGCAAGGGAACGCTGTTCGCGGCGCGGGCCAACAAGCTCCACCAGCTCTACCAGCGGCACGGCTCGCTCGAGGAGCTGGACGAGGCCACCCGGCGGTCGCTGGAGGAGCAGTGCTTCGGCCGTTCGCTGGCGGAGGTCTGGCGGGAGACCGAGCGCCACCTCGCTGCCAAGCGCCCGGAGGAACTGGCGCGCGCCGAGGCGAACCCGCGGTACCGGATGGCGCTGGTCTTCCGCTGGTACTTCGTGCACTCCACCAGGGTGGCCCTCAGGGGCGTCCCGGAGGAGCGCGTCAACTACCAGATCCACTGCGGCCCGGCGATGGGCGCGTTCAACCGCCTGGTCGCCGGCACGGAGCTGGCCGACTGGCGTCGGCGCCACGTGGAGGTGGTGGCCGGCCTGCTGATGACCGGGGCGGCCGGTGTGCTGACCGACCGCCTGCACACGCTGGCCGGCCACCCGGAACCGTGA
- a CDS encoding DUF6039 family protein, producing MAWSFVPPAQEQVDHPAEELLNSANAGLIIHRVGQISYEFRKEARSFARDLQFFTNKSLHPYATTLLYEELFGVQDRMHWLIHMRAPNDYGRLLEMVDHDSEFQEVSTSDRLEEQGGGNWERMFVEGSFQERVIVPQHGFTHAEDEDLDGLFAVPARFQAGQSAEHMLHSANARVVVHRTGQVRFALRKEGRKFAMDWLARVNERLEGHATVLLYEEQWGRQDRLHWLIHLPTLDDYRRVLELESQDARLRELLTAQWVPSRQGGGNWGRMFLDGTFHDTVLVPHYPGAGGG from the coding sequence ATGGCGTGGTCTTTCGTCCCACCGGCCCAGGAACAGGTCGACCATCCCGCCGAGGAACTGCTCAACTCGGCGAACGCAGGCCTGATAATCCACCGGGTCGGCCAGATCTCCTACGAATTCAGAAAGGAAGCCCGGTCTTTCGCGCGGGACCTTCAGTTCTTCACCAACAAATCGCTGCATCCCTATGCGACGACGCTCCTGTACGAGGAGCTGTTCGGCGTTCAGGACAGGATGCACTGGCTGATCCACATGCGGGCGCCCAATGACTACGGCCGACTGCTGGAGATGGTCGACCACGACTCCGAATTCCAGGAGGTCTCCACCTCCGACCGGCTCGAGGAGCAGGGCGGGGGGAACTGGGAGAGGATGTTCGTCGAAGGGTCCTTCCAGGAGCGGGTGATCGTCCCGCAGCACGGCTTCACCCACGCCGAGGACGAGGACCTCGACGGCCTGTTCGCCGTGCCCGCGCGCTTCCAGGCCGGGCAGTCCGCCGAGCACATGCTGCACAGCGCGAACGCCCGTGTCGTCGTGCACCGCACCGGCCAGGTGCGGTTCGCGCTCCGCAAGGAGGGCCGGAAGTTCGCCATGGACTGGCTCGCCCGCGTCAACGAGCGGCTGGAAGGGCACGCGACGGTCCTCCTCTACGAGGAACAGTGGGGCCGGCAGGACCGCCTGCACTGGCTGATCCACCTCCCCACGCTCGACGACTACCGGCGTGTCCTGGAGCTGGAGTCCCAGGACGCTCGGCTGCGCGAACTCCTGACGGCCCAGTGGGTCCCCAGCCGCCAAGGAGGAGGGAACTGGGGGCGGATGTTCCTCGACGGGACGTTCCACGACACCGTCCTGGTGCCGCACTACCCGGGCGCGGGCGGCGGCTGA
- a CDS encoding hydroxymethylglutaryl-CoA synthase family protein, producing MDLGIEAVNAYVGGASLDTRTLFEARGLDMRRFGNLMMRQKSVNLPCEDAVTNAVNAAKPLVEALAPHERDRIELVIVGTESGLDFGKPLSTYVHDALGLGRRCRSFETKHACYGGTAALRTAAALLDSGGDPEAKALVVAADAASAAARDTYWEPSQGAGAVAMIVGSRPRVLALDPGASGFHSYEVMDTLRPRPDLEAGDSDLSLLSYMTCLEQSYQHYAERVVGADIAETFDRLVLHTPFAGMVKGAHRTLLRKLKGWPAEKVEADFERRTAGSLAYCARVGNIYSAALYLALCSLVDQDGADAGGRRVGMFSYGSGCASEFYSGVVPGTAAAELAAMDMAGAIEDRHPLTMAEYEVIADGAAQRMCGVRDQAFDPAPYAAVYESRFEGRGLLVLDEIRDFHRRYRWT from the coding sequence ATGGACCTCGGGATAGAGGCGGTCAACGCCTACGTCGGCGGCGCCTCGCTGGACACCCGCACCCTGTTCGAGGCTCGGGGCCTGGACATGCGGCGCTTCGGCAACCTGATGATGCGGCAGAAGTCGGTGAACCTGCCGTGCGAGGACGCGGTCACCAACGCCGTCAACGCGGCCAAACCACTCGTCGAGGCGCTCGCCCCTCACGAGCGGGACCGCATCGAACTGGTCATCGTGGGCACCGAGTCGGGGCTGGACTTCGGCAAGCCGCTGAGCACCTATGTGCACGACGCTCTGGGGCTCGGCAGGCGCTGCCGGTCGTTCGAGACCAAACACGCCTGCTACGGAGGCACCGCCGCCCTGCGGACCGCCGCCGCCCTGCTCGACTCGGGGGGCGACCCGGAGGCGAAGGCGCTGGTGGTGGCGGCCGACGCCGCCAGCGCGGCGGCCCGTGACACCTACTGGGAACCCTCCCAGGGCGCGGGGGCGGTCGCCATGATCGTCGGCAGTCGCCCGCGCGTCCTGGCCCTCGACCCCGGAGCGAGCGGCTTCCACAGCTACGAGGTCATGGACACCCTGCGGCCCCGGCCCGACCTGGAGGCCGGCGACTCCGACCTCTCGCTGCTGTCGTACATGACCTGTCTGGAGCAGAGCTACCAGCACTACGCGGAACGCGTCGTCGGTGCGGACATCGCCGAGACCTTCGACCGCCTGGTCCTGCACACCCCGTTCGCCGGCATGGTCAAGGGCGCGCACCGCACCCTGCTGCGCAAGCTCAAGGGCTGGCCCGCGGAGAAGGTCGAGGCCGACTTCGAACGCCGCACCGCCGGGTCGCTGGCCTACTGCGCACGCGTCGGGAACATCTACTCCGCCGCGCTGTACCTCGCCCTGTGCTCCCTGGTCGACCAGGACGGCGCGGACGCCGGAGGCCGCAGGGTGGGCATGTTCTCCTACGGCTCGGGGTGCGCCTCGGAGTTCTACAGCGGTGTCGTCCCCGGCACCGCCGCGGCGGAACTCGCGGCGATGGACATGGCGGGCGCCATCGAGGACCGCCACCCGCTGACGATGGCCGAGTACGAGGTGATCGCCGACGGCGCCGCGCAGCGCATGTGCGGCGTGCGCGACCAGGCGTTCGACCCCGCGCCCTACGCGGCGGTGTACGAGAGCCGGTTCGAGGGGCGTGGGCTGCTCGTGCTCGACGAGATCCGGGACTTCCACCGGAGGTACCGATGGACCTGA
- a CDS encoding TetR/AcrR family transcriptional regulator — protein sequence MSTRAPARSRTDAVRNQQLLVEAAARAFAEHGLGVPISRIVREAGLGKGTVFRCFPTKDHLVAAVVRERFGELAETAESLLAEEDAGKALRSFMASTVEVYIGDRGFFESLSLPPRSHPEVREVEKRLIDAVEGLLKRAQRQGVVRADITPVDVLLLLGGVRQAAAPLSTTVPDLWRRYLGLVFDGLAPTREEPSLAPPAPSREQYEDSTRSPARDSPAPTERDREVHP from the coding sequence ATGTCCACCCGCGCTCCCGCACGTTCCCGCACCGACGCCGTGCGCAACCAACAGCTACTGGTCGAGGCCGCCGCCCGCGCCTTCGCCGAGCACGGCCTGGGTGTCCCCATCTCACGGATCGTGCGGGAGGCAGGCCTGGGCAAGGGGACGGTCTTCCGCTGCTTCCCCACCAAGGACCACCTCGTGGCGGCTGTCGTACGCGAGCGGTTCGGCGAACTCGCCGAGACGGCCGAGTCGCTGCTCGCCGAGGAGGACGCCGGGAAGGCCCTGCGCTCCTTCATGGCGAGCACGGTGGAGGTGTACATCGGCGACCGGGGATTCTTCGAGTCGCTCTCCTTGCCGCCTCGCTCCCACCCGGAAGTCCGTGAGGTCGAGAAGCGACTGATCGACGCCGTGGAGGGGCTGCTGAAGCGGGCTCAGCGCCAGGGAGTGGTGCGCGCGGACATCACGCCGGTGGACGTCCTCCTGCTGCTGGGCGGTGTCCGGCAGGCCGCCGCTCCGTTGAGCACCACCGTGCCGGACCTGTGGCGGCGCTACCTCGGTCTCGTCTTCGACGGGCTCGCCCCGACGCGGGAGGAGCCTTCCCTGGCTCCGCCCGCTCCCTCCAGGGAGCAGTACGAGGACTCCACGCGGAGTCCGGCCCGGGACTCCCCCGCGCCCACCGAACGCGACCGCGAGGTCCATCCGTAG